From Variimorphobacter saccharofermentans, one genomic window encodes:
- a CDS encoding recombinase family protein, translating into MTQGDEGISGTALRKREAFLQMMEDCKSRKIDVIYTKSVSRFGRNTVDALESIRTLMEYNVNVIFEKEHIESMKVEGELLLTVLMALSQNESKQQSDNVKWGIRRRYERGEIQSIPLGTLQGYDKNEDGNLVINEKEAEIIRHIYDLYLKGYGRYRISQILEDEGIPSNQGHTKWSWSTVEKILRNEKYRGDMLCQKTYSTNYLTKKKKKNMGELPQYYIENTHPEIIDKRIWDVVKLMHERDKKYEKAHYLNSCHRDTEQLPLIGKMVCKQCGYTFVRRKYKKAKLQHQYYWCCGSFYKNIERHPDKYSITDERPTQLFVEAWNKLLRKKVRYSKVPANVLEEYRREELEELFKQGPLQMFNYERMLQTLDHMEIGEDGYADIYFYAGTMVRVKI; encoded by the coding sequence TTGACACAAGGTGATGAAGGAATATCGGGAACTGCATTACGGAAAAGAGAGGCTTTTCTTCAAATGATGGAAGATTGCAAGAGTAGAAAAATTGATGTGATATATACAAAATCAGTGTCCCGGTTCGGAAGAAATACAGTGGATGCTTTGGAAAGTATAAGAACGCTAATGGAATACAATGTAAATGTCATCTTTGAGAAAGAGCATATCGAATCCATGAAAGTAGAAGGCGAGTTGTTACTTACGGTGTTGATGGCCTTGTCGCAGAATGAGAGCAAGCAACAATCGGATAACGTAAAATGGGGAATTCGACGTAGGTATGAGCGAGGCGAGATACAAAGTATACCGCTTGGAACCTTACAGGGCTACGACAAGAATGAAGATGGAAATCTTGTGATTAATGAAAAAGAAGCTGAAATAATACGTCATATATACGACCTATATTTGAAAGGATATGGGCGCTATCGGATCAGTCAGATTCTTGAAGATGAAGGGATACCTTCAAACCAGGGCCATACGAAATGGTCTTGGAGTACGGTTGAGAAAATATTGCGAAATGAGAAGTACCGAGGGGATATGCTTTGTCAAAAAACATACAGCACGAATTATTTGACAAAGAAGAAAAAGAAGAATATGGGAGAACTACCTCAGTATTATATTGAAAATACACATCCTGAAATTATAGATAAGCGTATTTGGGATGTTGTAAAGTTAATGCATGAAAGAGATAAGAAATATGAAAAAGCACATTATCTCAACAGTTGTCATAGAGATACGGAACAACTTCCTTTGATCGGAAAGATGGTTTGCAAGCAATGCGGATACACATTTGTTAGAAGGAAGTATAAAAAGGCGAAACTGCAGCATCAGTATTATTGGTGTTGCGGTTCTTTTTATAAAAACATAGAGAGGCATCCTGATAAGTATAGCATCACAGACGAAAGACCAACACAGTTATTTGTTGAGGCTTGGAACAAGTTGCTTAGGAAAAAGGTGAGATATTCGAAAGTGCCAGCGAATGTTCTCGAGGAATATCGCAGGGAGGAACTTGAAGAATTATTTAAACAAGGTCCGCTTCAAATGTTTAATTATGAACGAATGCTTCAGACACTAGATCATATGGAAATAGGCGAAGATGGCTATGCTGACATTTACTTTTATGCCGGCACAATGGTTAGAGTAAAGATTTAA
- a CDS encoding recombinase family protein — protein sequence MSRGIVIVLYIRLSVEDEDSRGGIKDESNSVTNQRDLLRRYVESCPEFQDSTVIELCDDGFSGTNMQRPNIQKLLQKAKAKEIDCIIVKDFSRFGRDYITVSDYVDQIFPFLGVRFISVNDGYDSATMQGKTSGVDIAFRNVIYGYYSKDLSLKVKSGKMTKARKGDFLSPFAPIGYRKAEGNKNQLVIDEDSADIVRRIFRLAGMGMTTKEITRLFNTEKIPTASMIKNRQGHHHKWWNGVEGADLWDHGMVTRILRDERYLGSVIYGKRYRPQVGSRQTLKSQKSDWIVVEETHEPLVTAEEFQAAQDNLAEFVEKDSLPFAIHLFTGRIRCGHCGYTMSRRSKPTPQFICNTKNKTSSYGCMKGNIKEHEIAGVVLSAIHAYIRVLFDEKNLLLKAGNSDRMAKLQKQIAVYDSSCKGIAEQKAELYDAMAEEKISREQYRHQREKLSREQADMERLINRLEIELVELQGKLAAAKQGEPKLLHYLQTDTLTRQMVVDFVDCIYIYNDKSIHIDWMFCDKGEERGQK from the coding sequence ATGAGTAGGGGCATTGTTATCGTTTTGTATATCCGTCTTTCCGTGGAGGACGAGGACAGCAGAGGCGGCATCAAGGATGAAAGTAACAGCGTGACCAACCAGCGGGATTTACTCCGCAGGTATGTGGAAAGCTGCCCGGAATTTCAGGACAGTACGGTCATAGAGCTATGTGATGATGGATTTTCAGGAACCAATATGCAGCGCCCCAATATACAGAAGCTCTTGCAGAAAGCCAAGGCAAAGGAAATTGACTGTATCATCGTCAAGGATTTTTCGCGGTTCGGCAGGGACTACATCACAGTCAGTGATTATGTGGATCAGATTTTCCCCTTTTTAGGTGTGCGGTTTATCTCGGTCAACGATGGCTATGACAGTGCTACTATGCAGGGAAAGACAAGCGGCGTGGACATTGCCTTTCGCAATGTGATCTACGGGTATTACAGCAAGGATTTATCCCTGAAAGTAAAAAGCGGCAAGATGACCAAAGCACGCAAAGGAGATTTTCTCAGCCCCTTTGCCCCCATCGGCTACAGGAAGGCCGAGGGTAACAAGAATCAGCTTGTCATTGATGAGGACAGCGCAGACATTGTACGGCGCATCTTCCGGTTGGCTGGAATGGGAATGACCACAAAGGAAATCACCCGCTTGTTTAATACGGAAAAGATTCCTACTGCCAGCATGATAAAAAACCGGCAAGGCCATCATCATAAATGGTGGAATGGTGTTGAGGGTGCTGACCTTTGGGATCACGGCATGGTAACGAGGATTTTGCGGGATGAACGCTATTTGGGTTCCGTCATCTATGGAAAACGATACCGTCCTCAAGTTGGAAGCCGACAAACGCTGAAAAGTCAAAAATCGGACTGGATTGTGGTGGAGGAAACCCATGAACCGCTTGTAACAGCAGAGGAGTTTCAGGCTGCACAGGACAATTTAGCGGAGTTTGTGGAAAAGGACAGCTTGCCATTTGCGATTCATCTGTTTACCGGCAGAATACGTTGTGGGCATTGCGGTTATACAATGTCCCGGCGATCGAAACCGACGCCCCAATTTATCTGCAACACAAAAAATAAAACATCCAGCTATGGCTGTATGAAAGGAAATATCAAGGAACATGAGATTGCAGGGGTTGTTTTGTCTGCAATTCATGCTTACATCAGGGTTCTGTTTGATGAAAAGAATCTGCTGCTAAAGGCAGGAAACAGTGACCGAATGGCCAAGCTGCAAAAGCAGATTGCCGTCTATGACTCCTCTTGCAAAGGGATTGCCGAGCAAAAAGCCGAATTATACGACGCCATGGCAGAAGAAAAGATCAGCAGAGAGCAATACCGGCACCAGCGTGAAAAACTGTCACGGGAACAGGCCGATATGGAACGGCTGATAAACCGGTTAGAAATTGAGCTGGTGGAGCTGCAAGGCAAATTGGCTGCTGCCAAGCAAGGAGAACCAAAGCTTCTGCACTATTTGCAGACGGACACCCTTACCCGGCAGATGGTGGTTGATTTTGTGGATTGTATTTATATCTATAATGATAAGTCCATTCACATTGATTGGATGTTCTGTGACAAAGGAGAAGAACGAGGACAGAAATAA
- a CDS encoding recombinase family protein translates to MARKSKFRHISAQQEIKLKIYKTGAYVRLSVLDGHKESSDSIENQEAMLRAYIANDPSLSLHCVYTDNGETGVNFVRDDFERLLDDIRMGNVDCVIVKDLSRFGRNYIEAGEYLEKVFPFMGVRFISINDGYDSLDPSTLDSLTIHLKNLVNDIYARDISQKICPVLRGKQERGEFIGAWAAYGYLKDPKDKHRLIVDEETAPIVRDIFRWRLSGMSYQNIARELNRRDIPSPSRYRFETGMVKDKRFANTVWKIAVIKSMLSNEVYLGHMVQGRKQAALWKGQEQTYIPKEQWIVVKDTHEAIVADSLFSSVQQLNEQMTSAYYEKQTRFTEVVNTENILKGLVCCGDCGTNLVRYKNVRENKHKIPKFHVWYSYICPVHATDTDRCSFISIPETELLETVFGVIQSQLMTALDMEKLIQSTANQSTVLSQKQKIKQRIEQTRGQLDRVARLRESLCDDYLDRLMDEKDYLYAQNRYKEQETELAALLSELSAQEQSIIETRTEENPWLRTLLPFREDLALTRKMALELVDQIIVHSKTNLTVNLRFEDEYRRLQESLLFRVEVAVNE, encoded by the coding sequence ATGGCGAGGAAAAGCAAGTTCAGGCATATCTCGGCGCAACAGGAAATAAAGTTAAAGATCTATAAAACGGGGGCATATGTGCGGCTTTCCGTGCTGGATGGGCATAAGGAGAGCAGCGACTCCATTGAAAATCAGGAAGCCATGCTCCGTGCATATATTGCAAACGACCCAAGCCTATCCCTTCACTGCGTCTATACGGACAACGGGGAAACCGGGGTCAACTTTGTAAGAGATGATTTTGAACGACTTTTGGATGATATACGCATGGGCAATGTGGATTGTGTCATTGTCAAAGACCTCTCCCGCTTTGGAAGAAATTACATTGAAGCAGGAGAATATCTGGAAAAGGTATTTCCGTTCATGGGCGTGCGCTTCATCTCCATAAATGATGGCTACGACAGCCTTGACCCCTCTACCCTCGACAGCCTTACCATCCATCTAAAAAACCTTGTAAATGATATCTATGCCCGTGACATCTCGCAGAAAATCTGCCCGGTACTCCGTGGGAAGCAGGAGCGTGGTGAGTTTATCGGGGCATGGGCAGCATATGGCTACTTAAAAGACCCCAAGGATAAGCACCGCTTGATTGTAGACGAGGAGACTGCCCCCATTGTGCGGGATATTTTCCGCTGGCGGCTTTCGGGAATGAGTTACCAAAATATCGCACGGGAGCTGAACAGGCGTGATATTCCATCCCCCAGCCGTTACCGCTTTGAAACAGGGATGGTAAAAGACAAACGCTTTGCCAATACGGTATGGAAAATAGCGGTGATTAAATCCATGCTGTCCAATGAGGTTTATTTGGGACACATGGTACAGGGCAGAAAACAGGCGGCACTTTGGAAGGGACAGGAGCAGACCTACATACCCAAAGAGCAGTGGATTGTTGTGAAAGACACCCATGAGGCCATTGTTGCAGACTCCCTGTTTAGTAGCGTGCAGCAGCTCAACGAGCAGATGACAAGTGCGTATTATGAGAAGCAGACCCGATTCACAGAGGTGGTGAACACCGAAAACATCCTGAAAGGACTTGTTTGCTGTGGTGACTGCGGAACCAATCTTGTGCGGTATAAGAACGTGCGGGAAAACAAGCATAAGATACCGAAATTCCATGTTTGGTACAGCTATATTTGCCCCGTTCATGCCACCGACACTGACCGGTGTTCCTTTATAAGCATACCCGAAACTGAACTTTTGGAAACAGTTTTTGGCGTGATACAGTCCCAGCTTATGACGGCTTTGGATATGGAAAAACTCATCCAGAGTACAGCGAATCAAAGCACCGTTCTCTCCCAAAAGCAGAAAATCAAGCAGCGTATAGAACAGACAAGGGGACAGCTTGACCGGGTAGCCCGTCTGAGGGAGAGTCTTTGTGATGACTACTTAGATCGGCTGATGGATGAAAAGGACTATCTTTATGCCCAAAACCGATATAAGGAGCAAGAAACAGAGCTGGCCGCCCTTTTAAGTGAGCTTTCGGCACAGGAGCAGTCTATCATAGAAACACGGACAGAGGAAAACCCGTGGCTTCGGACGTTACTGCCCTTTCGTGAAGATTTGGCGCTGACAAGAAAAATGGCGTTGGAATTGGTGGATCAAATCATCGTCCACAGCAAGACCAACCTTACCGTAAACCTCCGTTTTGAGGATGAATACAGACGCCTGCAAGAAAGTCTGCTGTTCCGGGTGGAGGTGGCGGTCAATGAGTAG
- a CDS encoding recombinase family protein encodes MDTKQATLHYICDMYLRLSREDGDKEDGNKSESDSIANQRDLISAFLEKHPEITLHKVRIDDGYTGVNFDRPDFISMMESVKNKEINCIIVKDFSRLGRNFIETGKYIEKIFPFMGVRFISINDDYDSAKPKTASDNLIVPVKNLMNDAYCRDISIKIRSQLEIKRRKGQFIAPFAAFGYLKDPEDRHHLIVDEFAAGVVQDIFKLFLNGYSAQAIAEYTNKRGIPSPLEYKRLIGSNYQSPFKRNPKAQWTAVTVLRILKNPLYIGVLEQGKRSSPNYKVKKQFAVPQEQWAVLENTHEPIVSRDTFENTAKILRTDTRTAPGEETLFPLAGLLYCADCGRSMVRKNNSTASNPYYYYICSGSKEKSGCKSHSIRDELLIEAVFATVQAHIRFVLEVEQTLADIARLPYTGRQVKKTDERLNAKQSEVEKYRRYRMKLHEDYTDGIITREDYIAFGRRYDQKVKEAEDAILALSQEIDRLVEGKSEQQQWIAYFKRHQDIEELNRKLAVELIDRIAVYEDRRIHIDFKFQYEYENTMAFIQCVERIVPKPSDHREVV; translated from the coding sequence ATGGACACAAAACAAGCAACCTTACACTATATTTGTGATATGTATTTGCGCCTATCCCGTGAGGATGGCGATAAAGAGGATGGAAACAAATCAGAAAGCGATAGCATCGCAAACCAAAGGGATTTAATTTCCGCCTTTTTGGAAAAGCACCCCGAAATCACGCTGCATAAAGTGCGGATTGACGACGGTTATACCGGGGTTAACTTTGACCGCCCAGACTTTATTTCTATGATGGAGTCGGTTAAAAACAAGGAAATTAACTGCATTATCGTCAAGGACTTTTCACGCCTTGGCAGAAACTTTATTGAAACGGGAAAATACATTGAAAAAATCTTCCCTTTCATGGGTGTGCGCTTTATTTCCATCAACGATGATTATGACAGTGCAAAGCCCAAAACAGCATCGGATAATTTGATTGTGCCGGTCAAAAACTTAATGAACGATGCGTACTGCCGGGATATTTCCATTAAAATCCGCAGTCAGCTTGAAATCAAGCGCAGAAAGGGACAGTTCATTGCGCCCTTTGCTGCGTTTGGCTATCTGAAAGACCCGGAGGACAGACATCATCTGATTGTTGATGAATTTGCGGCCGGTGTGGTACAGGATATATTCAAGCTATTTTTGAACGGTTATTCTGCCCAAGCGATTGCAGAATACACAAACAAGCGCGGCATCCCCTCGCCGTTAGAGTACAAACGTTTGATTGGAAGTAACTATCAATCTCCATTCAAAAGAAACCCAAAGGCGCAATGGACGGCTGTTACCGTCTTGCGTATTTTGAAAAACCCCCTGTATATCGGCGTACTGGAGCAGGGAAAGCGCAGCAGTCCGAATTATAAGGTGAAAAAGCAGTTTGCGGTACCGCAGGAGCAATGGGCAGTCCTGGAAAACACCCATGAGCCGATTGTGAGCAGGGATACCTTTGAAAATACCGCAAAAATCTTGCGCACTGATACCCGCACGGCTCCCGGCGAGGAAACGCTGTTTCCCCTTGCCGGGCTGCTTTACTGTGCCGACTGTGGGCGCAGCATGGTTCGGAAAAACAATTCCACCGCCAGCAATCCTTATTATTATTATATTTGTTCTGGCAGCAAAGAGAAAAGCGGCTGTAAAAGCCACAGCATTCGTGATGAACTGCTGATTGAAGCCGTGTTTGCAACGGTTCAGGCACATATCCGTTTTGTTCTTGAAGTGGAACAGACCCTTGCCGACATTGCAAGGCTGCCCTATACCGGCAGGCAGGTCAAAAAGACGGATGAAAGGTTGAACGCCAAGCAATCTGAGGTAGAGAAATACCGCCGCTATCGAATGAAACTCCATGAGGATTATACGGATGGAATCATCACCCGTGAGGACTATATTGCTTTTGGCAGGCGTTATGACCAAAAAGTGAAGGAAGCCGAGGACGCCATCCTTGCTTTGAGTCAGGAGATTGACCGTCTTGTAGAGGGCAAGTCCGAGCAGCAACAATGGATTGCCTACTTCAAGCGGCATCAGGACATTGAGGAATTAAACCGCAAGTTGGCGGTAGAACTCATTGACCGCATCGCTGTGTACGAAGACCGGCGCATACATATTGATTTCAAATTCCAGTATGAATATGAAAACACGATGGCTTTCATTCAGTGTGTGGAACGTATCGTGCCCAAGCCATCTGACCACAGGGAGGTGGTGTAA
- a CDS encoding DUF6870 family protein encodes MERFDVTQMNLEKLRQVDVRTVDPATLVDIREIKVDRNLPKVERQKEFMRQIGNPYCFRVGKIAVSVGFATNGASFEQRMEHYLQTL; translated from the coding sequence ATGGAGAGATTTGATGTAACACAGATGAATTTGGAAAAATTGCGTCAAGTGGATGTTCGGACGGTCGATCCGGCAACGCTTGTAGATATAAGAGAAATTAAAGTAGACAGGAACCTTCCCAAAGTGGAGCGTCAGAAAGAATTTATGAGGCAAATTGGGAACCCCTATTGTTTTAGAGTGGGCAAAATTGCTGTCAGCGTAGGCTTTGCAACCAATGGCGCATCCTTTGAACAGCGGATGGAACACTATTTACAAACCTTGTGA
- a CDS encoding ATP-dependent DNA helicase has translation MEQPVYMADIQNKIYEAGLIRQEERIVLTAENCVLLEYYTGKTYSYRMVELSTLKAKRLFSKAAPLNESGYQKAMDKMLSQAVSEPESTFSIKPVVRARNLLEHIFSNILPEHGMDFRENQAALALEMLESLQGNRLALCEAEVGTGKTHAYILAVTVHNLFSNNKLPTIISTSTIALQKALTEEYIPQISDILMEHRIIDKPLSFVVRKGKSHYACDSRVKGYRSSITHNDRHEDKELLSVLTGLFTGACPLDLDTLPLTDYVKSCINVERCHLNCPLSSVCRYRGFIRKAQSLGYDFQIANHNLVLADVLGRKNGRRSLFPPRGVVIFDEAHKLLDAARQMYGMTLENVELERLVASIYHTIGAGNPDKAEIVRICETMQEQNALLFEALRYAAGISYDKNCYAVQIDLNCIRALKTLMAVLRRLSVLFYTTAREKRDRYDRLVNRMEQQETKLSILFHHASSILWLEMTGATASRVCVLPKQLDYLLSEDIWQEEIPYILTSGTLSVGSDFSHFKRNSGIILAEKRRVFETSKASPFDYPNHALLYLPQDMPTPSDKESGYFQAVVNRLVELIEATHGHTLILFTSYRMMEQAYDELCGRITSFPLFRMGKGRLDAIDAFRKSGNGILCASDSAGEGIDLAGDILSSLIVVRLPFPAPDPVLEYEKTLYPDFYGYLNEVIVPGMLIKLRQWFGRGIRRETDTCVFSILDSRASRRYRNDILAALPDMPVTHQLSDVKHFISVKKQGAYFD, from the coding sequence ATGGAACAACCTGTCTACATGGCAGATATTCAAAATAAGATTTATGAAGCAGGCTTAATTCGGCAAGAGGAACGCATTGTGCTGACGGCCGAAAACTGCGTGCTTTTAGAATACTACACCGGAAAAACATACAGCTACCGCATGGTGGAGCTTTCTACCTTAAAGGCAAAACGGCTCTTTTCCAAAGCGGCGCCGCTGAATGAAAGCGGCTATCAAAAAGCGATGGACAAAATGCTTTCGCAGGCAGTATCGGAACCGGAAAGCACCTTTTCCATCAAGCCTGTCGTGAGAGCAAGAAATCTGCTGGAACACATTTTTTCAAACATTCTGCCGGAGCATGGTATGGACTTTCGGGAGAATCAGGCGGCTCTTGCACTGGAAATGCTGGAGTCCTTGCAGGGAAACAGGCTGGCGCTCTGTGAGGCCGAGGTGGGTACAGGCAAAACCCATGCCTACATACTGGCCGTAACGGTCCACAACCTGTTCAGCAACAATAAATTGCCGACGATTATCTCAACTTCCACCATCGCCCTGCAAAAGGCACTGACGGAAGAATATATCCCTCAGATTTCCGATATTTTGATGGAACACCGTATCATTGATAAACCCCTGTCCTTTGTGGTCCGCAAGGGGAAATCCCATTATGCCTGCGACAGCCGGGTAAAGGGGTATCGTTCCTCTATCACACACAATGACCGCCATGAGGATAAGGAACTGCTTTCTGTCCTGACCGGACTTTTTACCGGAGCCTGTCCCCTTGATTTGGATACGCTCCCCTTAACGGACTATGTGAAATCCTGTATCAATGTGGAACGCTGCCATCTGAACTGCCCGCTGTCCTCGGTCTGCCGATACCGTGGCTTTATCCGAAAGGCACAGTCCCTTGGATATGACTTTCAGATCGCCAACCACAACCTTGTGCTGGCGGATGTCCTTGGCAGGAAGAATGGGAGAAGGTCCTTGTTCCCGCCCCGTGGAGTGGTAATTTTTGACGAGGCCCACAAGCTCCTTGATGCCGCAAGGCAGATGTACGGCATGACGCTGGAAAATGTGGAGTTAGAACGGCTGGTGGCAAGTATTTACCATACCATAGGCGCAGGCAATCCTGATAAAGCGGAGATCGTCAGGATATGCGAAACCATGCAGGAACAAAACGCTTTACTCTTTGAAGCCCTGCGGTATGCCGCAGGCATAAGCTATGATAAAAACTGCTATGCCGTACAGATTGACTTAAACTGCATACGAGCTTTGAAAACACTGATGGCTGTACTGCGCAGACTGTCGGTGCTTTTTTATACGACCGCCCGTGAAAAAAGGGATCGGTACGACCGACTAGTGAACCGCATGGAGCAGCAGGAAACCAAGCTATCCATCCTGTTCCATCATGCCAGTTCTATTCTTTGGCTGGAAATGACCGGAGCAACGGCCAGCCGGGTCTGCGTCTTGCCAAAGCAGCTTGATTATCTACTGTCGGAGGACATTTGGCAGGAAGAAATTCCGTATATCCTGACCTCCGGTACGCTTTCTGTGGGGAGTGACTTTTCGCATTTCAAGCGAAATAGCGGAATTATTCTGGCAGAGAAACGCCGTGTCTTTGAAACCAGCAAGGCTTCTCCCTTTGATTATCCGAACCATGCTCTGTTGTATCTTCCGCAGGATATGCCCACTCCTTCAGACAAGGAGAGTGGTTATTTTCAGGCGGTGGTCAATCGGCTGGTGGAGCTGATCGAAGCGACCCATGGGCATACCCTGATTTTGTTTACATCTTACCGCATGATGGAGCAGGCATATGACGAGCTGTGCGGACGAATCACTTCATTTCCCCTGTTCCGCATGGGCAAAGGTCGTCTGGATGCCATCGACGCTTTTCGTAAAAGCGGAAACGGTATCCTCTGTGCCAGTGACAGCGCCGGAGAGGGCATTGACCTTGCCGGGGATATTTTATCTTCCCTCATTGTGGTACGGCTTCCGTTTCCGGCACCCGATCCGGTGCTGGAATATGAAAAGACCCTGTATCCTGACTTTTACGGCTATCTGAATGAGGTCATTGTGCCGGGTATGCTTATCAAGCTGCGCCAATGGTTTGGCCGAGGAATCCGCAGAGAAACGGATACCTGTGTTTTTTCTATCCTTGACAGTCGGGCAAGCAGACGCTACCGGAACGATATACTGGCGGCATTGCCTGATATGCCCGTTACCCATCAGCTTTCCGATGTAAAGCATTTTATCTCGGTTAAAAAACAGGGCGCCTACTTTGATTAA
- a CDS encoding RNA polymerase sigma factor — MESYKKSDYALNKFSEGIVYRFADRIVEVTLERYLSENPGKTEQDFLELKALSDEIYHDQDLADNRYNKRKRTLNGMEEVDKPSALSMDEQFIRKHDETNARKAADRLLHSGKLTETQQRRFVQHFFQGLSIRQIAALDNVDYRAVWDSLHWASKKLKKFFSE, encoded by the coding sequence ATGGAAAGCTATAAAAAGAGTGATTATGCCCTAAATAAGTTTAGTGAGGGCATCGTTTACCGTTTTGCAGACCGTATCGTAGAGGTCACACTGGAGAGGTACCTTTCGGAAAACCCCGGCAAAACGGAACAGGATTTTTTAGAACTGAAGGCTCTGTCGGATGAAATTTATCACGATCAAGACCTTGCAGATAACCGTTACAACAAGCGCAAGCGGACACTGAACGGCATGGAGGAAGTGGACAAGCCTTCTGCCTTGTCCATGGACGAGCAGTTCATACGGAAACATGATGAAACCAATGCCAGAAAAGCAGCGGATAGGCTTTTGCATAGTGGAAAGCTGACGGAAACCCAGCAACGGAGGTTTGTCCAGCATTTCTTTCAGGGATTATCCATACGTCAGATAGCTGCCTTGGATAACGTGGATTATCGGGCGGTTTGGGATAGTCTGCATTGGGCTTCAAAAAAATTAAAAAAATTTTTCTCTGAATGA